One part of the Anaeromyxobacter sp. Fw109-5 genome encodes these proteins:
- the tdh gene encoding L-threonine 3-dehydrogenase, translating to MKALVKSRRAEGIWMVHDAPVPEVGVHDVRIRVRKSAICGTDVHIYNWDEWSQRTIPVPMIVGHEYVGVVDAVGGEVEAFHPGDRVSGEGHVTCGFCRNCRAGRRHLCRHTIGVGVNRPGSFAEYVVIPADNVYRIPDDIPDEVAAIFDPYGNATHTALSFELVGEDVLVTGAGPIGVMAVSIARHVGARHVVVTDVNDYRLGLARRMGATRAVNVAREDLRAVMKDLGMKEGFDVGLEMSGNGRAFRQMLEAMNHGAKVALLGIMPGEEAIDWSQVVFKGLVLKGIYGREMYETWYKMVAMLQSGLDISPVITHRFPIDEFQQGFDVMRSGQSGKVVLDWGT from the coding sequence ATGAAGGCGCTGGTGAAGTCGCGGCGGGCCGAGGGCATCTGGATGGTGCACGACGCGCCCGTGCCGGAGGTGGGCGTCCACGACGTGCGCATCCGCGTCCGCAAGAGCGCCATCTGCGGCACCGACGTCCACATCTACAACTGGGACGAGTGGAGCCAGCGCACCATCCCGGTGCCGATGATCGTCGGGCACGAGTACGTCGGCGTGGTCGACGCGGTGGGCGGGGAGGTCGAGGCGTTCCACCCGGGGGACCGCGTCTCGGGCGAGGGGCACGTCACGTGCGGCTTCTGCCGGAACTGCCGCGCGGGCAGGCGGCACCTGTGCCGCCACACCATCGGCGTCGGCGTGAACCGGCCCGGCTCCTTCGCCGAGTACGTGGTCATCCCCGCCGACAACGTGTACCGCATCCCCGACGACATCCCGGACGAGGTCGCCGCGATCTTCGATCCCTACGGGAACGCGACCCACACCGCGCTCTCGTTCGAGCTCGTCGGCGAGGACGTGCTCGTCACCGGCGCGGGGCCGATCGGCGTGATGGCGGTGTCGATCGCCCGGCACGTCGGCGCGCGCCACGTCGTCGTCACCGACGTGAACGACTACCGGCTCGGGCTCGCGCGGAGGATGGGCGCGACGCGCGCCGTGAACGTCGCCCGCGAGGACCTCCGCGCCGTGATGAAGGACCTCGGGATGAAGGAGGGCTTCGACGTCGGCCTGGAGATGAGCGGGAACGGGCGGGCGTTCCGGCAGATGCTCGAGGCGATGAACCACGGCGCCAAGGTGGCGCTCCTCGGCATCATGCCCGGCGAGGAGGCGATCGACTGGAGCCAGGTCGTCTTCAAGGGCCTCGTGCTGAAGGGCATCTACGGCCGGGAGATGTACGAGACCTGGTACAAGATGGTCGCGATGCTGCAGAGCGGCCTCGACATCTCGCCCGTGATCACCCACCGCTTCCCGATCGACGAGTTCCAGCAGGGCTTCGACGTGATGCGGAGCGGCCAGTCCGGCAAGGTCGTGCTCGACTGGGGGACCTAG
- a CDS encoding tautomerase family protein: protein MPHLSFDLNFSPTPEEKRRFAEAVVGHFAKIMDTGTDHIGITFRAYGREDLVFGRAERPEQGIAFLDADIRRGRTADQKRRLALAVMDELEKTWRVPKRSVYVVFTEHDGENFQLDDRVLPSWTEGEDPLSG from the coding sequence ATGCCCCACCTCTCCTTCGACCTGAACTTCAGCCCCACGCCCGAGGAGAAGCGCCGCTTCGCGGAGGCCGTCGTGGGGCACTTCGCGAAGATCATGGACACGGGCACCGATCACATCGGCATCACCTTCCGCGCCTACGGCCGGGAGGACCTCGTGTTCGGGAGGGCCGAGCGGCCGGAGCAGGGGATCGCGTTCCTCGACGCGGACATCCGCCGCGGGCGCACCGCCGACCAGAAGCGCCGCCTCGCCCTCGCGGTGATGGACGAGCTGGAGAAGACCTGGCGCGTGCCGAAGCGGAGCGTCTACGTCGTCTTCACCGAGCACGACGGCGAGAACTTCCAGCTCGACGACCGGGTGCTGCCGTCGTGGACCGAGGGCGAGGACCCGCTCTCGGGCTGA
- a CDS encoding HAMP domain-containing sensor histidine kinase → MSSGSDSAARGRGSSASPTLPEARRAAPEEVLRQVEAAGRSPVVAAVLEVADGAVLVLNAERQIVASNDRGPLAGDPGHALGLRMGEALGCVNALAAGDCGVTPACGQCGSLAALVGCHREARSLEAECLLRSELPGHGALELNVRATPLVIDGHRFTAVSLRDVSAEKRRDALEQLFLHDVLNTVAGLRGWAARMRRGTVDPAAASARMDQLSAQLEREIRDHRALVAAERGLLVVDPGPVRAADVLADLAAIFASHRAARDRRLAVAPAPAELVLVTDASILLRVLANMVVNALEATAPGGVVRVRCDAQRGEVGFEVHNAELIPLDVQSRIFQRSFSTKAARGRGLGTYGMKLLGEGQLGGEVAFTSDPARGTVFSIRLAAGGPRSA, encoded by the coding sequence ATGTCGTCCGGTAGCGACAGCGCCGCCCGCGGACGCGGCTCCTCCGCGAGCCCCACCCTCCCCGAGGCCCGCCGCGCGGCGCCGGAGGAGGTCCTCCGCCAGGTCGAGGCGGCGGGGCGCAGCCCGGTGGTGGCGGCGGTGCTCGAGGTCGCGGACGGAGCGGTGCTGGTGCTCAACGCGGAGCGCCAGATCGTGGCGTCGAACGATCGCGGCCCGCTGGCCGGCGATCCCGGCCACGCCCTGGGGCTGCGCATGGGGGAGGCCCTCGGCTGCGTGAACGCCCTCGCCGCGGGCGACTGCGGGGTCACCCCGGCGTGCGGGCAGTGCGGCTCGCTCGCCGCGCTCGTCGGCTGTCACCGCGAGGCGCGCTCGCTCGAGGCCGAGTGCCTGCTGCGGAGCGAGCTGCCCGGGCACGGCGCGCTCGAGCTCAACGTCCGCGCGACCCCGCTCGTGATCGACGGCCATCGCTTCACGGCGGTCTCCCTGCGCGACGTCTCCGCCGAGAAGCGGCGCGACGCGCTCGAGCAGCTCTTCCTGCACGACGTCCTCAACACCGTGGCCGGGCTGCGCGGCTGGGCCGCCCGCATGCGACGCGGCACCGTCGACCCCGCGGCGGCCTCGGCGCGGATGGATCAGCTCTCCGCCCAGCTCGAGCGGGAGATCCGCGATCACCGCGCCCTCGTCGCCGCCGAGCGCGGCCTGCTCGTGGTGGACCCCGGCCCGGTGCGGGCGGCGGACGTCCTCGCCGACCTCGCCGCGATCTTCGCCTCGCACCGCGCCGCGCGCGATCGCCGGCTCGCCGTCGCGCCGGCGCCCGCCGAGCTCGTCCTCGTCACCGACGCGTCGATCCTCCTCCGCGTGCTCGCGAACATGGTCGTCAACGCGCTCGAGGCCACCGCGCCCGGCGGGGTGGTCCGCGTCCGCTGCGACGCCCAGCGCGGCGAGGTGGGGTTCGAGGTCCACAACGCCGAGCTCATTCCCCTCGACGTGCAGTCCCGGATCTTCCAGCGCTCCTTCAGCACCAAGGCCGCGCGCGGGCGCGGCCTCGGCACCTACGGCATGAAGCTCCTCGGCGAGGGCCAGCTCGGCGGCGAGGTGGCGTTCACCTCGGACCCGGCGCGCGGCACCGTCTTCTCCATCCGCCTGGCCGCGGGCGGGCCTCGCTCCGCCTGA
- a CDS encoding tetratricopeptide repeat protein: protein MNKNTIIALLVGVLAGLVIGYSVGSSMSASAPPPVMAAPAGAPPAGMPGMPGAPAPSGGMDVQQRIATLQQVVTQDPKNAGAWTQLGNDYFDTNQPQKAVDAYGKALALQPGNADVLTDQGVMYRALGQFDKAVENFRKANEANPRHMQSLFNLGVVYAYDLKQPNKAIEAWEKLVALEPSSPQAIQARTQIEQLKNAPK from the coding sequence TTGAACAAGAACACCATCATCGCGCTGCTCGTCGGCGTGCTCGCCGGTCTCGTGATCGGCTACTCGGTCGGCTCGAGCATGTCGGCCAGCGCCCCCCCGCCGGTCATGGCCGCGCCCGCCGGCGCCCCACCGGCCGGCATGCCCGGCATGCCCGGCGCGCCCGCGCCCAGCGGCGGCATGGACGTCCAGCAGCGGATCGCGACGCTCCAGCAGGTCGTGACCCAGGACCCCAAGAACGCCGGGGCGTGGACGCAGCTCGGCAACGACTACTTCGACACGAACCAGCCGCAGAAGGCGGTCGACGCCTACGGCAAGGCCCTGGCGCTCCAGCCCGGAAACGCCGACGTGCTGACCGACCAGGGCGTCATGTACCGGGCGCTCGGGCAGTTCGACAAGGCGGTCGAGAACTTCCGCAAGGCGAACGAGGCGAACCCGCGCCACATGCAGTCCCTGTTCAACCTCGGGGTGGTCTACGCCTACGACCTCAAGCAGCCGAACAAGGCGATCGAGGCGTGGGAGAAGCTCGTCGCGCTCGAGCCGAGCAGCCCCCAGGCGATCCAGGCGCGCACGCAGATCGAGCAGCTGAAGAACGCGCCCAAGTAG
- a CDS encoding ChaN family lipoprotein, whose translation MRTHRLLAASTLAAVALLASACASRRSARLAEQPISPERDWDSELRRDHPLVGKIWDQRGQRFVDEATLAASVSAAEFVILGEVHDNPDHHAVQARLVGAIGATRRPALAFEMLEEDDQPAVDAALERHPSDPDALARAVDWEHSGWYAFSMYRPIFVAGLAAKMPIVAANLPRKVAKDVAFQGEAALPEEVRAALQRAGPLAPETIATWRAEMKSSHCDAPMPEEILDRLALAQRARDAQMALRMIGGAASGAVLVTGNGHARVDRAVPAVLGREAQGRTVLAVGVLEVQEGLLEPSRYAADLKAATLPYDLVVFTPATEREDPCLALRGHDFSKPKAPPRR comes from the coding sequence GTGAGAACGCACCGCCTGCTCGCCGCCTCCACCCTCGCCGCCGTCGCCCTCCTCGCCAGCGCCTGCGCGTCGCGCCGCAGCGCGCGGCTCGCCGAGCAGCCCATCTCGCCCGAGCGCGACTGGGACTCGGAGCTCCGCCGCGATCACCCGCTCGTCGGCAAGATCTGGGACCAGCGCGGGCAGCGCTTCGTCGACGAGGCGACCCTGGCCGCCTCGGTGTCGGCCGCCGAGTTCGTGATCCTGGGAGAGGTCCACGACAACCCCGATCACCACGCCGTCCAGGCGCGCCTCGTCGGCGCCATCGGCGCGACGCGCCGTCCGGCGCTCGCCTTCGAGATGCTCGAGGAGGACGATCAGCCCGCGGTGGACGCGGCGCTCGAACGCCACCCCTCGGATCCGGACGCCCTCGCCCGCGCCGTCGACTGGGAGCACAGCGGCTGGTACGCGTTCTCGATGTATCGGCCGATCTTCGTCGCCGGGCTCGCGGCGAAGATGCCCATCGTCGCCGCGAACCTCCCGCGGAAGGTGGCGAAGGACGTCGCGTTCCAGGGCGAGGCGGCGCTGCCCGAGGAGGTGCGGGCAGCGCTCCAGCGCGCCGGCCCGCTCGCGCCCGAGACCATCGCCACCTGGCGCGCGGAGATGAAGTCCTCGCACTGCGACGCGCCGATGCCGGAGGAGATCCTCGATCGGCTCGCCCTCGCCCAGCGCGCCCGCGACGCGCAGATGGCGCTGCGGATGATCGGCGGCGCCGCCTCCGGCGCCGTGCTCGTGACGGGGAACGGGCACGCCCGCGTCGACCGGGCGGTCCCCGCCGTCCTCGGGCGCGAGGCGCAGGGACGGACCGTGCTCGCCGTCGGCGTGCTGGAGGTGCAGGAAGGGCTGCTCGAGCCCTCCCGCTACGCCGCCGACCTGAAGGCGGCCACGCTCCCCTATGACTTGGTCGTGTTCACCCCCGCGACCGAGCGCGAGGACCCGTGCCTCGCCCTGCGCGGTCACGACTTCTCGAAGCCCAAGGCGCCTCCACGCCGCTGA